One Lacunisphaera limnophila DNA window includes the following coding sequences:
- a CDS encoding ShlB/FhaC/HecB family hemolysin secretion/activation protein gives MNAASNTRPPGLPPWAGLRRWLAAGAGLIAALGAGAQPDVATEMPLRGVVLRQALQDFVPAGVETPGLDLAAAPVVAADAAFQTKATALLGQPITLALLHELTAEVVLAYRRAGRPLADAAVPEQNISTGTVQVIILEAHLGTVKVEGARYFSAERIQAALRTQPGEPLYAGTLFSDLDWLNKNPFRRVDLVYERGRDLGTTDVVLRVTERRPWQAFAGYDNENVAALGRDRWFAGVRAGNLWGAEHQLNLLYTQGRDAAEYRGIAADYTVPLRWRHLVTVNAAFAEPNVDGPTFDSAGRSWRLGLRYAGELPRTRLWEIDWAAGYEIRSSDNDILFGGTSVFSSAYQTHEFLAEIAARRPGPAGESTLKAAVYLSPGGIGPRNASADLSAGGRSRIGARYAYLDLGASHRVALPRAYALSLAASARLTGDRLPPSSEFALGGANTMPGYSEATVLGDSAVWAQAKLQTPVWHVFRRQEQASADAVRFSASYNLGRVWLTDRTPVEAAQGLREQRQLESIGLGVNYEFSRHLQVAFTYGWQLRPPAPGVGRSSRGHVSAVLNF, from the coding sequence ATGAATGCCGCCTCCAACACCCGCCCGCCGGGCCTGCCGCCGTGGGCCGGGCTCCGGCGCTGGCTTGCCGCCGGCGCCGGCCTGATCGCCGCATTGGGCGCCGGGGCGCAGCCTGATGTTGCGACCGAAATGCCCCTGCGCGGCGTGGTGTTGCGGCAGGCGCTGCAGGACTTCGTGCCGGCCGGGGTGGAGACGCCGGGCCTGGATCTCGCGGCCGCCCCCGTGGTCGCGGCGGATGCCGCGTTCCAGACCAAAGCGACCGCGCTGCTCGGCCAGCCCATCACGTTGGCTCTGCTGCACGAGCTGACGGCGGAGGTCGTGCTGGCCTACCGACGCGCCGGTAGGCCGCTGGCCGACGCCGCCGTGCCCGAACAGAACATCAGCACCGGTACCGTGCAGGTCATCATCCTCGAGGCGCACCTCGGCACCGTGAAGGTCGAGGGCGCGCGGTATTTTTCCGCGGAGCGCATCCAGGCCGCACTGCGCACGCAGCCCGGGGAACCGCTGTACGCCGGCACGCTGTTCAGCGACCTCGACTGGTTGAACAAGAATCCGTTCCGGCGCGTCGACTTGGTCTACGAGCGCGGTCGGGACCTCGGGACCACCGACGTCGTGCTGCGCGTGACGGAGCGGCGGCCGTGGCAGGCCTTCGCCGGCTACGACAACGAGAACGTCGCGGCGCTGGGTCGTGACCGCTGGTTTGCCGGCGTGCGCGCGGGCAACCTTTGGGGCGCGGAGCACCAGCTCAACCTCCTTTACACCCAGGGCCGGGATGCCGCGGAATACCGAGGCATCGCGGCCGACTACACCGTGCCGCTGCGCTGGCGGCACCTGGTCACGGTCAACGCTGCCTTCGCGGAGCCGAACGTGGACGGCCCGACCTTCGACAGCGCGGGCCGCTCCTGGCGGCTCGGCTTGCGTTATGCGGGCGAGCTGCCGCGCACGCGCCTCTGGGAGATCGACTGGGCCGCGGGGTACGAGATCCGGAGCAGCGACAACGACATCCTCTTCGGCGGCACCAGCGTGTTTTCGAGTGCGTACCAGACCCACGAATTCCTGGCCGAGATCGCCGCCCGCCGTCCCGGCCCGGCGGGCGAGTCAACGCTCAAGGCCGCGGTCTATCTCAGCCCGGGCGGGATCGGCCCGCGCAACGCCAGCGCCGACCTGTCGGCGGGCGGACGTTCGCGTATCGGGGCGCGCTACGCCTACCTCGACCTCGGGGCCAGCCATCGCGTGGCCTTGCCGCGCGCGTATGCCCTCAGTCTCGCCGCCAGCGCGCGCCTCACCGGCGACCGGCTCCCGCCCTCGAGCGAGTTCGCCCTCGGGGGCGCCAACACGATGCCGGGCTACAGTGAGGCCACCGTGCTCGGCGACAGCGCGGTCTGGGCGCAGGCCAAGCTACAGACGCCGGTCTGGCATGTTTTTCGCCGGCAGGAGCAAGCTTCGGCGGATGCGGTCCGTTTCTCGGCCAGCTACAATCTGGGCCGGGTCTGGCTCACGGACCGCACGCCGGTGGAGGCGGCGCAGGGCCTGCGGGAGCAGCGCCAGCTGGAATCCATCGGCCTCGGCGTGAACTATGAATTTTCCCGCCACCTGCAGGTGGCCTTCACCTACGGCTGGCAGCTGCGACCGCCCGCTCCCGGCGTGGGTCGCTCCTCGCGCGGGCATGTCTCCGCCGTGCTGAACTTCTGA
- a CDS encoding mechanosensitive ion channel family protein: MHTLVLPFDSCVAVLTIPGGLFSLIAWLVVATALLVLGIALVWSGRRRLLAWIERRALDWTREIGSHRLRLLGVRQIRLNARILVRLLSLALVMVGVFLWVAFVLELFDGTRAWGDHLIQGVLGELRLIAGKVVTALPGLGVVAILYFLTRVVHDVLNNYFRSIEDGEIASERFDAVTAEVTRRLAGVGLWVAAVIIAYPYIPGSETAAFKGVTILAGLMVSLGSTNLVGQLVNGLVLIYTRAVRPGDFVQTPQGDGTVERIGLFSCTLRTGDGVVITLPNSTLAQEIRNFSRGQPGAPACFFTTVTIGYDAPWTQVRDLLLAAARDVPAIRPDPAPWVRQAALEDFYVRYELVFAAVDPTQRSRTFSVLHEAIQNRFHAAGVQIMSPHYENDPATAKIPRVP; the protein is encoded by the coding sequence ATGCACACCCTTGTCCTTCCCTTCGACTCCTGCGTGGCGGTCCTCACCATCCCCGGCGGCCTGTTCAGCCTGATCGCCTGGCTGGTGGTCGCGACCGCGCTGCTGGTGCTGGGGATCGCCCTGGTTTGGTCCGGGCGGCGCCGGTTGCTGGCCTGGATCGAACGACGCGCCCTGGATTGGACGCGGGAGATCGGTTCGCACCGGCTGCGGTTGCTGGGCGTGCGGCAGATCCGGTTGAACGCCCGCATCCTGGTGCGGCTGCTGAGCCTCGCCCTGGTGATGGTCGGGGTTTTCCTGTGGGTGGCGTTCGTGCTCGAGCTCTTTGATGGCACCCGAGCCTGGGGCGACCATCTGATCCAAGGCGTATTGGGCGAGCTGCGCCTGATCGCCGGCAAGGTGGTGACTGCGCTCCCCGGCCTCGGGGTCGTGGCCATCCTTTATTTCCTCACGCGCGTGGTCCACGATGTGTTGAACAACTATTTCCGTTCGATCGAGGACGGCGAGATCGCCAGCGAGCGCTTCGACGCCGTGACCGCGGAGGTGACCCGCCGTCTGGCGGGCGTCGGGCTGTGGGTGGCAGCCGTGATCATCGCGTATCCCTACATCCCGGGCAGCGAAACGGCGGCCTTCAAGGGGGTCACCATTCTCGCCGGCCTGATGGTCTCGCTGGGATCCACCAACCTGGTCGGCCAGCTGGTGAACGGGCTGGTGCTGATCTACACGCGCGCGGTCCGTCCGGGCGACTTTGTCCAGACCCCGCAGGGCGACGGCACGGTGGAGCGGATCGGCCTGTTTTCCTGCACGCTGCGCACGGGGGACGGGGTGGTGATCACACTGCCGAACAGCACGCTCGCGCAGGAGATCAGGAATTTCTCCCGCGGCCAGCCCGGCGCGCCCGCCTGTTTTTTCACCACGGTCACCATCGGCTACGATGCGCCCTGGACGCAGGTGCGCGACCTCCTGCTGGCGGCGGCGCGCGATGTGCCGGCGATCCGGCCCGATCCGGCCCCCTGGGTGCGGCAGGCGGCCCTCGAGGACTTCTATGTGCGGTATGAGCTGGTCTTCGCGGCCGTGGACCCGACGCAGCGCAGCCGGACCTTCTCCGTGTTGCACGAGGCCATCCAAAACCGTTTCCACGCCGCGGGCGTGCAGATCATGTCGCCCCATTACGAGAACGACCCGGCGACCGCGAAGATCCCCCGCGTCCCATGA